One Obesumbacterium proteus DNA window includes the following coding sequences:
- the punR gene encoding DNA-binding transcriptional activator PunR: protein MWSEYSLEVVDAVARTGSFSAAAQELHRVPSAVSYTVRQLETWLAVSLFERRHRDVELTEAGAFFVDEARTIIKKMNSTRRQCQQVANGWRGQLNVAVDRIVNPRRSRQLVVDFYRHFPDMELMIHPEVFNGVWDALVAGRVEVAIGATRAVPAGGRFSFRDMGFLRWHCLVSPDHPLAKLEGELSDDKIRPFPALCIEDTSRDLPKRDTWLLDNQRRLVVPDWQSACDCLENGLCVGLMPAHMAEPLVHSGKLKILQLAQPFPDSACCVTWEDHTRSPAIDWLLDYLGDTETMNQEWLSPE from the coding sequence ATGTGGTCGGAATACTCATTAGAGGTTGTTGATGCAGTTGCTAGGACGGGAAGTTTTAGCGCCGCAGCGCAAGAACTGCACCGTGTGCCGTCTGCCGTGAGTTATACGGTACGCCAATTGGAAACATGGCTGGCGGTGTCACTGTTTGAACGACGTCATCGAGATGTTGAACTCACCGAAGCTGGCGCATTTTTTGTTGATGAAGCGCGAACTATTATCAAAAAAATGAATTCCACCCGTCGTCAATGCCAGCAGGTGGCAAATGGCTGGCGTGGGCAGCTAAATGTTGCAGTCGATCGCATCGTAAATCCCCGTCGAAGCCGCCAATTAGTTGTCGATTTTTACCGCCATTTCCCTGATATGGAATTAATGATCCATCCCGAAGTGTTCAACGGCGTATGGGATGCCTTAGTTGCCGGACGTGTAGAGGTAGCGATAGGGGCGACGCGAGCGGTTCCTGCCGGAGGACGTTTTTCTTTTCGCGATATGGGATTTCTACGTTGGCACTGTCTGGTGAGCCCCGATCACCCGCTGGCAAAACTGGAAGGCGAGTTAAGCGACGACAAAATTCGTCCTTTTCCCGCCTTGTGCATTGAAGACACCTCACGAGATCTGCCTAAGCGCGATACATGGCTATTAGACAACCAGCGCCGCTTGGTGGTGCCTGATTGGCAGTCTGCCTGTGATTGTCTAGAGAATGGACTTTGCGTTGGTCTGATGCCTGCACACATGGCGGAACCACTGGTGCATTCGGGTAAGCTGAAGATCTTGCAGTTGGCTCAGCCGTTTCCGGATAGCGCTTGCTGTGTCACTTGGGAAGACCATACCCGTTCACCGGCCATTGATTGGTTACTAGATTACTTAGGTGATACTGAAACGATGAATCAAGAGTGGCTCAGCCCTGAATAG
- a CDS encoding ATP-binding cassette domain-containing protein: MTVLAFEQFQVLLHGTPLTSALNTRVEGGQILTLMGPSGCGKSSLLLAMAGHAHAPLSTQGKVLIDNHEVTELPAYQRKIGLLFQDDLLFPHLNVTQNLLFALPENIGKEKQHQLVTQALGKIDMAEFSSRYPDELSGGQRARISLLRTLLSRPRAVALDEPFSKLDKSLRQQFRQWVFGELQQANIATLLVTHDEDDVPPNGQIIML; the protein is encoded by the coding sequence GTGACGGTTTTAGCGTTTGAGCAATTTCAAGTTTTGCTGCATGGCACGCCGCTAACTTCAGCGTTGAATACCCGCGTCGAAGGCGGCCAAATACTGACGCTGATGGGGCCAAGCGGCTGCGGGAAATCGAGCTTATTGCTGGCGATGGCGGGACATGCTCATGCTCCTCTATCAACGCAGGGAAAAGTACTGATTGATAATCACGAGGTGACTGAACTTCCGGCTTATCAGCGAAAAATCGGGCTGTTATTCCAAGATGATTTATTGTTTCCCCACCTAAACGTTACACAAAACCTGCTTTTCGCCTTACCTGAAAACATCGGCAAAGAAAAACAGCATCAGCTGGTCACGCAGGCGTTGGGGAAAATTGACATGGCTGAGTTTTCGTCTCGTTATCCTGATGAATTATCTGGCGGTCAGCGTGCCAGAATCAGTTTGTTGCGCACCCTGCTTTCTCGCCCTCGCGCCGTGGCCTTGGATGAACCTTTTTCCAAGCTTGATAAATCGCTGCGACAACAGTTTCGCCAATGGGTATTTGGCGAACTGCAACAGGCGAATATTGCCACCCTGCTAGTGACACACGACGAAGACGATGTTCCACCAAACGGCCAAATCATCATGCTCTAA